The DNA segment GGGGCGGCGGGGGCGGGCAAGACCCTGCTGGTCGCCGACTGGGCCGCGACCCGCGGCACCCGGGTCGCCTGGCTCACCGCGCAGATGGCCGACAAGGGGCGCGGCACCTTCTGGGCCTACCTCCTCCAGGCCCTGCGGCTGGCCGGGGTGACCCTCTCCGCCGAGGTGGGCCTGCCCGCCGAGGCCGGCCGCGTGGACGACGCGCTGCTCACCCGGCTCGCCGCGGAACTCAGCGCCCGCGAGGCACCGGTGACCGCGGTCATCGACGAGTACGACCGCGTCACCGACCCGGAGATCGCCGACCAGCTGGAGTTCGTGCTCCGGCACGCGGACACCGGCGTACGCCTGGTCCTCGTCACCCGCACCGAGCCGCTGCTGCCCCTGCACCGCTACCGGGCGGCCGGCGTCGTCACCGAGATCCGCAACGACGAACTGGCCTTCACCCCCGAGGAGGCCGGCGACCTGCTGGCCCTGCACGGCCTGCGGCTGCCGCCCGACGAGATCGGCGCGCTGCTGGCCCGCACCCGGGGCTGGGCCGCGGGCCTGCGGCTCAGCGCCCTGGCCGCGCAGGGGGAGCGCGACCCGCGGTCGTACCTGAGGGAGTTCGAGGCCGACCGCACCACCATCGGCGACTACCTGATCGCCGAGGTGCTCAAGCGGCAGCGCCCCGAGACCCAGGACCTGCTGCTGCGGATCAGCGTCCTCGACCGCTTCGGCCCCGCCCTCGCCGACGCGCTCACCGGGCGCGCCGACGCCGAGCTGATCCTCACCGCGCTGCACCGCGAGAACGCCTTCGTGGAGGACCTCGGGCACTCCTGGTTCCGGCTCCACCCGCTGTTCCGGGAGATCCTGCGCGCCCATCTGCGGGCCCGCCACCCCGGCCTGGAGACCGAGCTGCACCGCCGGGCGGCGGCCTGGCTGCGGCGGCACGGGCCGCTCGGCGAGACCCTGGAGCACGCCGCCGCCGCGGGCGACCGGGCGGCCGCCGCCGATGCCCTCGTCGGCGACCTCGCCCTCGGCGAACTCCTTACCGGACCGCGCGCCGAGCCCCTGGCCGCGCTCTTCTCCGCCATGGGCCCCGAGCCGCGCACCCCGGCCACCGACCTCGTCCGCGCCGCCCGCGCGCTGTCCCTCGGCGACCTCGACCGGGGCCTGCCGCACCTGGAACGGGCCACCCGCGCGCTGGAGACGCACCGGCCGACGCGGGAGCCGAACGGGCTCGTCCGCGAGCCGCGGCCGGAACCGGGCGACCTGGCCGCCGCCCGCCTCGGCTGCGCCCTTCTCCACGTCCTCGCCGCCCGGCTGACCGGCTGCCCCTCGCGCGCCGAGGCCGCCGCCCGCCGCGCCGAGGAGCTGAAGCAGGAGGTCCCCGGCCGGCTGCTGGACCGGCACCCCGAGCTGACCGCCCTGCTGCGCGCCCACCTCGGCGCGGCCCGCCTGTGGGCCGGACGGTTCACGGACGCGCGCGCGGCCCTGACCGCGGTGACCGACCACGGCCTGACGACACCGACGGCGTCGGCACGGGTACCGGCTCCGGAGCCGGCCGCCCCGGTCAGGACGCGGACCCCGGCGGTACCGGGGCGCCCCTCGACGGCCCAGGTCCGCGAGGAGTGCCTGGCCCATCTCGCCCTGCTCGACCACCTCGACGGCCGCCCCGGCCGCGCCGAACGCAAGGCCCTCGCCGCGCTCGCCGCCACCGACCACGCGGACCCCTGCGCCCCGCCCGGGGCCGGCCCGGCCTCCCTCGTCCTCGCCGCCGTCGCCACGGACCGCGACGAACTGGACCGGGCCGAGGCCCTCCTCGGCACCCCGCCCGGCGCCCCGCAGCCGGTGCGCGACCCGGTGGCCCGGGCGCTGCACGCCCTGGTCACCGCGCGCCTCCTGCTCGCCCGCGGCGACACCGAGGGCGCGCTGGAGGCGGCCGACCGGACCGTCGTCGCCGAGGAGCCGTCCCCCTGGGCCGAGGCTCACGCGGCGCTGGTGGCCGCCGGTGCCCATCTCGCCGAGGGGCGCCCCGAGCTGGCCGTCAAGCTGCTGACGGACCTGCCCGGCGAGGACCCGCTGTGCCTGGTGGGCGCGGCGCGGGCGGAGCTGGCGGCCGGCCGCCCCGCGCACGCCCTCGAACTGCTCGACCGGATGGGCCCGCAGCCCGCCCCGGGCCCCCTGATCGCCGTACGGACGGCCCTGGTCAGGGCGGAGCTCGCCGGGGCCGAGGGCGACCGGGAGGCCCGGCGCCGGCTCGTGGCGCAGGCGCTGCGCGAGGCCCGCCGGGACCGGCTGCGGCGCCCCTTCAAGGAGGCGGGGCCCTGGCTGCGGCCGCTGCTCGCCACCCCGGCGCTGCGCCCGCTCGCCGAGGGCTGGCTGCTGCCCTGCGCCGGCTCCCCGGACGGCACCCCGGTTATGTCCGAACTTCCGCCGGTGGTCGAGGAGTTGAGCGGCCGCGAACGCGATGTGCTGGTCCGGCTCGCCGAGATGATGTCCACCGAGGAGATCGCCGCCGACCTCTTCGTCTCCGTCAACACGGTCAAGACCCACCTCAAGAGCGCCTACCGCAAACTGGGCGTGAACCGCCGGCACGACGCCGTGCACCGCGCCCGCGAACGGGGCCTGCTGTGACCGCGCGGCCCCACATCACCTGCGGCGGGTGAGGCCCGGCGCCCCACCGGGGCGCAGGATCGCAGGAAGAGGGCCGGGTACGCCCGTCCGCGGCACGCGGGGAAGGCACCTCATGCGCTACGAAATCCGCGTCGACGGCGAGCTGACGGAGACGCTGGCCAAGGCGTTCCCCGAGCTGGACCACGTGGTGGTGTCCGGCCACACCATCCTGTTCGGCCGCGTCCTGGACGAGGCCCACCTCTACGGCCTGCTCGCCCGCTGCCAGTCCCTCGGCCTGCGCGTCCTGGAGATGCGTCAGGCCCCGCAGTGAGCCCCCGGGGGATGCCCCCTCCGGCAGGACCCCTCCGGCACGTCCCTCAGGGCTCCCGACCCTTCCTGCGCAGCCCCGCGTTCACCGCCGCCGCGAGCAGCCGTAGGGCCACGCCCACCAGCAGCAGTCCGCACACCATCTGGCACATCACCGCCACCCGCCCCGTCTCCGAGCGCGCGGTGATGTCGCCGTACCCCACCGTGGTGAACGTGGTCAGCGTGAAGTACAGGGCGTCGGTCCTGGTCAGCGGCTCGGAGAAGGAGCCGGGGGTGTCGTGTTCGATGATGTGGTAGACGCTGGCGAAGACGACCAGATAGAGGCCCACCGTGGCGACCAGCGCCTCCACCGCCTTCAGCCGGGGATACGGCGCGTTCAGGATCAGCCACGCCTCCCAGCCGAAGACCAGCGCGACCGCGAGCAGCCCGCACAGCAGCAGGACGGCCGTCGCCAGGGTGGTGCGGGTGTCCAGCGGCACCAGATAGTAGGCGACGATCAGGGTGGTCAGGATGGCCGTCGTACGCGCCAGGGAGGCGGCCGCGGCCCGGCGTTCCGACCCGCTGTACAGGGGGCGTCGGACGTCCTTCGACGGGGCGCGCCTGGCTGGATCGGTCATCGTGTGTCTCTTCCGCCGCTTCGCCGCAGGCGGGCCCGCCTGCGCCCGCTACCACCTCAGCGCCCCCGACCCCGTACGGGATCACCCCTGGCGGGTGATCCCGTACGGGCCGCCGGGAGCGACGCTGTCCCGGTGAGGTCCCCGCACACGGCCCCGCCGGCCGGCCGGGAGCGGCCTCGGGCACGGAGGGAGGAGCCATGACCTCCCTCGCGCGACCCGGGTCCGTACGGCCCCCGCGGCCCGTCCCCGGACCGGAGCACGATCCCGGCGGGGCCGCACCTCGGCGACGACGGCGCACCGGAGCCCTCCGGGCCCCCGGAGCGCCGGCCGCCGTTCACCCGCGCAGGGTGAAGCGTCCTTCTCCCGCCGGAGCGCAGCCTGAGAGCGGCGGACGACCGACTACCGGGCGCGGACCCGGGACGGAGGAACCGACATGAGCGTCCCGACCTACCTCGCGTACGACTATCCGGCGCTGAGCGTCTTCTGGTCCATGCTGGTGTTCTTCCTGTGGATCATGTGGTTCGTGCTGCTCTTCCGGGTGGTCATGGACATCTTCCGCGACGACTCCCTGGGCGGCGTGGCCAAGGCCGCCTGGCTGGTGTGCGTCGTCGTCCTGCCGTTCCTCGGCGTCTTCGTCTATCTGATCGCCCGCGGCAAGGGCATGGGCCGCCGCGAGGTCGAGCAGGCCCGCGCCCAGCAGCGCGCGTTCGACAGCTACATCCGCGACACCGCCCGGGGCGGCACCTCCAGCGCCGACGAACTGACCCGGCTGTCCGAGATGAAGGCCCGCGGCGACATCACCGAGGACGAGTTCCGCAAGGCGAAGGACATGGTGTTCGCCGCCCACGGACCGTCCGCGGGCGCGTCCGGAGGCACCTCCGCAGGCACGGGGCCGGAATCCACCGGGTCCGGCCGCTCGGGAACCGTCTCCTCCACCTCCCCGCGCTGAACCGCCCCGCACCGACCTACCGCACACCGGAGAGAATCGAGGTGGCACGATGACCGCACCCCACGCACACCACAACACCGGCCCCGGCAGCGGCCCTGGCGCCGGTACCGGCACCACGCGCGAGCACACCACCAAGGATCTGTGGGCCACCGGGCTGACCGCGTTCGCCGCGGTGATGCTGCTACTCACCGGCGTCCTGGACATCTTCCGCGGCATCATGGGGATCGCCCGGGACGACGTCTTCCTCGCCACCCGCAGCTACGTCTTCCAGTTCAGCCTCACCGGCTGGGGCTGGGTGCACCTCGTCCTGGGTGCCGTGGCCGTCATCGTCGGCCTGGGGCTCATGAAGGTGTCGACCTGGGCGCGGGCGGCCGGCGTGGTGATCGCCGCGCTGATCATCATCGCCAACTTCCTGTCCCTGCCGTACTACCCGGTCTGGTCGATCGTGATGATCGCCCTCGCCGCGTTCACGATCTGGGCGCTGTGCGTGGTGCGCAAGGAAGGCAACCAGGGCCTGTTCGACTGAACCTGAACCGCGCGCCGACGGACGGCGCCGCGGTGGCACGACCCGGCCCGCGGTGGGACGGCGCGACCCTCCGGGCGGCGCCCGCGCCCCGGTTCGCGAAGGAACGCGACCGGCTCGCGGGCGCCGCCCGGATCACGCCGGAGGGGGCGTGCCGCCAGGAGGAGGGGACCCGGCCGCGGCGTCCGGTGCGCCCGGCAGGGCCAGATGGGCGAGGTCGGCGGGGCGCGGCGAGGTCACCGGCCACAGCGGGGCGGCCCGGCCGTCGGCGAGCGCGGCCGGCGCGTCGGTCAGGTTCATGCGCTCGCGCAGCCGGCCGTAGAAGTCCATCGGACCCAGCCGCACCGCCTTCAGCCTGCGCGGCGCGGCGTACACCCCGATCCAGTCACCGGGACCCAGCACCCCGCGCAGCTGCCCGTCGATACTGACCGCGGCCTGGCCCGAGCGTTCCAGCACCCGCAGGGCGACGGGCTCGTCAGGCGCGGCCACGACCGAGCGGTTGAACACCATGTGCGGGGCCACCGGCGTGAAGACCAGCGCCTCCGCGCGCGGCGAGACCACCGGGCCCCCGGCGGCGAAGCTGTACGCCGTGGACCCCGTGGGCGTGGCGACCAGCAGCGCGTCCGCCGAGTAGCAGGCGAGCAGCCGGCCGGCCAGATACACCGCGACGGACACCTGCCGGTCCCGGGCCAGCTTCTCCAGGACGACGTCGTTGAGCGCGGTGACGTTCAGCGCGACTCCCCAGTCGCCGCCCGCCGCGCAGTCCACGCGCACCCGGGGCGGCGGCAGCATCGGCCCGCGGCCGTACCGTGTCAGCACCTCCATCTGCGCGGGCACCTCCAGCCGGCAGGACGCCCGCATGGTGAGCAGCATCCGGCTCTCCACGGTGATCCGTTCCTCGCGCACCGCGTCCAGGGCCGCCCGCACGGCGGGGGCCGGCACCTCGGTCAGGAAGCCGACCCGCCCGAGGTCGACGCCGAGCACCAGGGCGTCGTTCTCCGCCGCGAGCCGGGCGCCGCGCAGGAAGGTGCCGTCGCCGCCGAGCGTGACGATCAGGTCCGGGTCGCCCGCCGCGTCGACCTCCGCGCGGGCGCTGTGCCGGGCGCCCTCCTGCCACACGTCGATGTCGGTGCACTCCACCGCGTGTTCCGCGCACCAGTCGCGCACCGCCCCCGCGGCCACCCGCGCCTCGGCGCGCCCGCCGTGCACGACCAGGCCGACACGGTTCACCGTCATACCCGCACCACCCGCCTGAGAGCCGGCACCTGCCGAGCGCCATCCTCGCCGGGGACGGGGCGGGGCCCGCGTCCGCCACGCCGCCGGGGACCCCGGCGTACCCGACCCGTCCCCCTCATGAGACCTTTGCGCCGCGGGTACCCGGGGCATGCCCGCAGATCCACGGACGGCGCGGAGCACAGATCCACGGCGCGGAGCACAGTTCACGGACGGCGGGGAGCACGGACCGACGGACGGCGGGAGGACCCGATGAGCGAGTACACCACCCCTTCCCAGGCCGAGGGCGAGCGCGAGCCGGAGGACGTGGGGGCGGCGCAGCCGACCCGCACCACTCCCTCCCAGGCGGACGGCCCCGCCGAGGAGAACCCCGAGCAGGACGTCCAGGAAGGCCGCGACTGACGCCGATCCCGCGCCGATCCCGCGTGCCTTTGCGTTGCGGCCCCCGCGGTGCCGACCTAGCGTGATCTCGACACGTCAGACAGGTAGGCCGTGATGACGCATCCGCACGACCCCCTCGGCATCACCGACAGCAGAGCCGCCGCCCGGTCGATCCAGCTGGAGACGCACGGGCTCGACGTGATCGGGGACGCGGACCGCAGGGGCACCCCGCGCATGCTGTTCTGGCCCTGGTTCGGGGCGAACGTCTCCGTGCTCGGGCTCAGCTACGGCGCCTTCGCGTTCGGCTTCGGCCTCTCCTTCTGGCAGGCGCTCGTCGCGGGCTCCATCGGCATCGTCGTCTCGTTCCTGCTGTGCGGCTTCGTCTCGGTCGCCGGCAAGCGCGGCTCGGCGCCCACCATGGTGCTCAGCCGCGCCGCCTACGGGGTGCGCGGCAACCGGCTGCCCTCGGTGGTCTCCTGGATGCTCACCGTCGGCTGGGAGACCGCTCTCATCTCGCTCGCCACCCTGGCCACCGCGACCGTCTTCACCAGCCTCGGCTGGGGCGGCGGCACCGAGACCAAGGTGGTCGCCCTGATGGTGGTGGCCGCGCTGACCGTCGTCGCCGGGGTCATCGGCTTCGATCTGATCATGCGGCTCCAGACCGTCATCACCGTGGTCACCGGCGTGCTGACCCTCGTCTACGTCGGTCTCGTCGCCCACCAGGTCGACTGGGACGCCGTCAAGGCGGTGCCGGGCGGCTCCGCGCAGCAGATGATCGGCGCGCTGGTGTTCATGATGGCGGGCTTCGGCCTCGGCTGGATCAACGCCGCCGCCGACTACTCCCGCTATCTGCCCCGCGACTCCTCCAGCCGGGGCGTGATCGGCTGGACCACCTTCGGCGGCTCGCTCGCGCCCGTGCTGCTGCTGGTCTTCGGCGTGCTGCTGGCCGGGTCGTCGCCGCAGCTGAGCCGGTCCATCGCCGACGACCCGATCGGCGCCCTGACCACGATCCTGCCCACCTGGTTCCTGGTGCCGTTCGCCGTGGTCGCCGTGCTCAGCCTGGTCGGCGGCGCCGTCCTCGACATCTACTCCTCCGGGCTCGCCCTGCTCTCCGCCGGACTGCGCGTGCCCCGCTATCTGGCCGCGCTCTGGGACGGCTGCCTGATGATCGCCGGGTCGATCTACATCGTGTTCTTCGCCGGCGGCTTCCTCGGCCAGTTCATGGGCTTCCTCACCACGCTCGGCGTGCCCATCGCCGCCTGGTCCGGGGTCATGCTGGCCGACCTCGCGCTGCGCCGCCGCAACTACGACGACGGGGACCTGTTCCGGCCGCACGGCCGCTACGGAGACGTCCCACTGGTGCCGCCGCTGCTCACCCTCGCCGCCACGGCCGTCGGCTGGGGTCTGGTCACCAACACCGCCGCGCACTGGCTGGGCTGGCAGGGCTATCTCCTCGAACCGCTCGGCCTCGGCGGCCGCACCGGCGCGTGGGCGTACGCCAACCTGGGCGTCGTGGTCGCCCTCGCCCTCTCCTTCCTCGGCACCCTGCTGCTGAGCCGGAGCCGGGTGCGCGCCCAGGAGGCCCTGGCCCCGAGCCCCGCGCCGGGCGAGGAGGTCCTCAGGGCCTGACCGCCACCTCGTACGCCATGGCCCGCGCGTGCCCCGGTTCGCACGCATGTCCGGGTCCCGGCCCCGCACCCGTTCCGGTTCGCACGCATGCCCCGGGTCCGCACCGGGTACGCGAGGCGGGAGCCCGCCCGGGCAGTCCGTCCGGGTGGCCCGTACGACCACCGCTACCTGGGGATCTGCCATGGAGACACCCGCACACGACGCCCTTCCGACGCCGGCCCAGCAGGCACTGGACGCCTTGGTCGCCAACGCCGAGGACCAGAGGGCCCTGGACACCCTCGCCCACAGCGACGTGCTCGTCCCCGTGCCGGACGACGCGCTCGACGGCGAGGGCACCGACGCCACGACGGTGGCCCTGCCCATCCTGGAACAGCCCGGAGGAGACCCGGTCGTCCCCGTCTTCACCACGGAGAACGAGATGGCCGAACTCCTGCCCTTCGTCTCCCGCTACCGCCTCATCCCGCTGGGCGCGCTGGCCTCGCAGTGGCCGGACGAGGAGATCTCCCTGGCGATAGACGGCAGCTCGGAGCACGCGCTGACGCTGACGTCCCAGGGGGTACGCACCCTGCTCGCCCGCTGAGCCGGGGCGCCCGACGGACGCGGGGCGGTGCCGGTCCACGGCCCGCCGCGCGGGCGCGTCCGGCCACGAAACCGCCCGCGGCCGCCGCCGAAGTGGATCACCGCACTCCAGGGGCGCCAAAATACCCCCATGGAATACATCGCCGGCACGGCGGGCGCCCTGCTGCTCCTGGCCGTGCTGAGCAGCATCCTGCGCACCCTCGTCGTGCCGCGGGGCCTCTACTCCGCGCTGGTCTTCCGGCTGTGGTGGCTGCTGCGCAGACTGCTGCGGCTGGCCACACCCCGCGGTGACTACGAGGCGATCGACCGCACCCAGACCTGGCTGGCGCCCCTCATGCTGATCGGCATGCTCGCCTGCTGGCTCGTCGGCGCCCTGCTCGGCTTCGGTCTGCTCCTGTTCGCGCTGTCCTCGCTGACCTGGACCACCGCGTTCCGGGAGGCCGGATCCAGCCTCTTCACGCTCGGCTTCGCCAGCGGCGCCCGGTGGAAGCTGTCGGTCCTCGACTTCGTCGCGGCGGCCACCGGACCGGTCCTGATCGCGCTCCAGATCGCCTACCTGCCCACCCTGTATGCCGCCTACAACCGCCGCGAGGTCGAGGTCACCCTCCTCCAGGCCAGGGCGGGCGAACCCTCCTGGGGCCCGGAGATCCTGGCCCGCCAGTGGCTGGTCGACACCGAGACCGCGCTGCCGGAGCTGTACCGGTCCTGGGAGCGGCTGGCCTCGGACATGGGCGAGAGCCACTCCACCTACCCGGTGCTGCTGACGTTCCGCTCCCCGCGCCCCTACCGCAGCTGGCTGGTGGGCCTGGTCGCCGTGATGGACGCGGCGGCGCTCCAGCTCGCGCTGGCCCCGAAGACCGCGCCGCCGGAGGCCCGGCTGGTGCTGCGGGCCGGGTTCAGCGCGCTGCGCGACATCGCGCGCGCGGTGCGCGCCCCCTTCGAGGACGACCCCGCGCCGAGCGCGCCCATCCGGCTCACCTACGCCGAGTTCGACGCGGCCGTGGCGATGCTGGACTCGGCCGGCTTCCGCGCCGAGCGCACCCCCGAGGAGGCATGGCCCCACTTCCGGGGCTGGCGGGTCAACTACGAGGCCGTCGCCTATGAACTGTGCCGCCGCTGCGACGCCGTACCGTCCCTGTGGACCGGCCCCCGCGACTTCCCGACCTCCCCGATCCCGCCGCGCCGCCCGGTGGACCGGCGCCCGGACGACCCGCCGGCGGGTGTCTAGGGTCTGTCGGCGGATCAGGCCAGACACCGCGAGCCCGGCCTGAACCAAACGAGAGGCCCTGGGATCTCCGCTCGGATCGAGCCCGGCAAGATCCGGCCGGGGGGACCTACTCCTCCCGCTCGGTCAGCATCCGCCCGAGGACGGCCCGTTGCACCGGCAGTACCTCGGTGTGCAGGCCGCGGCCCTTGACGGTGAGGGCGACCCAGACGCCGCGGCGGTCCTCGGCGCACACCGAGCGCTCCACCAGGCCGTCCTTCTCCAGCCGGCCGATCAGCCGGGACAGGGCGCTCTGGCTCAGATGCACCCGCCCGACCAGGTTCTGCACCCGGCAGTGGTCGCCGTCGCGGGGCGACTCGGCGGCCAGGATGTCCAGCACCTCGAAGTCGCTGGCGCCCAGCCCGTAGGGGTGCAGCGCACGGTCTATCTCGCACATCGTGCGCGCGTGCACCGCGAGGATGCCCCGCCAGCGTTCCTCGAGCCGGGCGTCGGCCGTTGTCACTGCCATACCGGCACCGTAGCACCGATCCAGCCACTCGTTGAGTGTGCAACTACTTTTCGGTGACGGGGTCCTGGAGCAGGCCCACCATGTTGCCGTCGGCGTCCCGCACGGAGGCCACGAGCCGGCCGTTGCCGACGTCCCGGGCGTCCTGGACGATCTCCGCGCCCGCCGCCACCAGCGCCGCCAGCCGCTCCCGCAGATCGGTGACGTGCCAGAACGGCACCGGCCCGGTCAGGCCCTGCGCGTGCCCGTTCGGGTCGAGGCCGATGTCCTGGCCCCCGGCCTTGAACCCGATGTAGTACGGCTCGTCGGCGTACGGCTCGACGCCCAGCAGCGCGCCGAACAGGGCCTTGGCCCGCTCCGGGTCCTTGACGGGGTAGATGATCGTCTGCACACCGGCGGTCATATGGCTCACTCCTCGTGAGGCGAAGGGGCAGGGGTACGAGGCCCGGCGGGCTCCCCTGCGGTGCTCCCACGCTAGGCCGGGGGAGGGCTCCTGGGCTTCTCGAATCCTGACCGGTTCGCCCCGGCCCCGGCCGGCCGCGGTGACCGCGAGGCGGCCTGCCGGGGAAGGGCGGGTGAACGGTGCGGCGGACGGCCCACGGCATGGCCGGGGTGCCGCCGATCCGGCGGTAATGTGGTGCCCGGCCGTGATCACCCACCGGGGGTCGGCCGAGCAGGAGACGCACGAACGATGACAACCCCCGAAGCCGGCACCCTTCGCGCCCGCCGCGCACCGCGCCGACGGACCCGATGGCGCGCCCAGGGCCCCGTCGTCGCGGTGGTCGCGGCCGGCGGCGCCCTCGGCGCCTGCGCCCGCTACGGGCTCAGCCTCGCCTGGCCCACCGCGCCCGACGGCTTCCCCTGGGCGACCTTCTGGACCAATCTGACCGGCTGCGCCGTGATGGGCGTCTTCATGGTGTTCATCACCGAGGTGTGGGCCGCCCACCGCCTCGTCCGCCCCTTCTTCGGCACCGGTGTCCTCGGCGGGTTCACCACCTTCTCCACCTACACCGTCGACATCCGCCGTCTCGTCGAGGGCGGCCGCCCCGGGATCGGCCTCGTCTATCTGGTGGCGACGCCCTGCGCGGCCCTCGCGGCGGTATGGCTCGCCTCGGCCACCGTCCGCCGGGTGCTGACCAGGAGGGAACAGGCATGACCTCGCTCACCGGCCGCGCGCTGCGGCTGACCGTGTACATCGGCGAGGACGACACCTGGCACCACAAGCCCCTCTACAGCGAGATCGTGCACCGCGCGCACGCCGCCGGGCTCGCGGGCGCCAGCGTCTTCCGGGGCATCGAGGGCTACGGCGCCTCCTCCCGCATCCACACCTCCCGCCTGCTCTCGCTCAGCGAGGACCTGCCGGTCGCGGTGGTCGTCGTGGACACCGAGGAGCGCGTCCGGGACTTCCTGCCCCAGCTGGACGAACTGGTCCGCGAGGGCCTGGTCACGCTGGACGAGTGCGAGGTCGTACGGTACGTCGGCCGGGCGCCGGGTCCGGACCCGGCGACGGGCCGGGCGGAAGGTGAGGAACCGTTGTGAACTGGCTGCTCGTCGTGGCCGGAGCCGTGGTCGGCGCGCCCGCGCGCTACCTCACCGACCGCGCCGTGCAGTCCCGGCACGACTCGGTCTTCCCCTGGGGCACCTTCGTGGTGAACGTCGTGGGCAGCCTGATCCTCGGCCTGGTCACCGGCGCCGTCGCCACCGGGGCCGCGGGACCCCGTCTGCAACTCCTGCTCGGCACCGGTCTGTGCGGGGCGCTGACCACGTACTCGACCTTCTCCTACGAGACCCTGCGGCTGACCGAGGCCGGCTCGGGCCTCTACGCTTCGGTGAACGTCGTCGCCGGTGTGGCGGCCGGGCCGGCCGCGGCCTTCGCCGGGTACTGGCTCGCCGGTGCCGTGTAGACCCGGGCGCCCGGCACCCCGCCGGGCGCGGCAAGTACTGTCCACAACACTGTCGACCTACTCTCCTCAGAACTGGATCCCATGAGCGCCATCTCTGTCGGTCAGGCCGTCGTCCTCGGAGTCGTCGAGGGGGTGACCGAGTTCCTCCCCGTGTCCTCCACCGGCCACCTCAAGATCACCGAGGGGCTCATGAACATCCCGGTCGACGACAAGTCCGTCGTCGGGTTCTCCGCCGTCATCCAGGTCGGCGCCATCGCCGCCGTGCTCGTGTACTTCTTCAAGGACATCAAGCGGATCGTTTCCGCCTGGTTCCGCGGTCTGTTCAACCGCGAGGAGCGCTACCACCACGACTACAAGTTCGCCTGGTGGGTGATCGCCGCGACGATCCCGATCGTCCTGGTCGGCCTCGCCGCGAAGCCGCTGATCGACGGGCCGCTGGCCTCGCTGTGGGTGGTGGCCGGTTCGCTGATCGTCGGCTCCGGCGCGATGTGGTGCGCGGACCAGATGGGCCGCCACAAGCGCGGTGAGGACGACACGTCCTTCAAGGACGCGATGTGGGTCGGCTGCTCCCAGATCCTCGCCCTGCTCTTCCCCGGCTTCTCCCGCTCCGGCGCGACCATGTCCACGGCGCTCGTCCTGGACCTGGACCGCGTCGCCGCGACCCGCCTCTCCTTCTTCCTCGGCATCCCCGCGCTGACCGGCGCCGGCATCTACGAGCTGAAGGACGCCCTGGGCGCGGGCGTGGGCGCCGCCCCGCTGGCCGTGGGCACCATCGTCTCCTTCATCGTGGCGTACGCCTCGATCGCCTGGCTGCTGAAGTTCGTCGCCAAGCACTCCTTCAACGCCTTCGTGATCTACCGCATCATCATCGGCGTGGGCCTGCTTGCCCTGCTCGGCACCGGTGTGCTCAACGCCTGAGCCCAGGAGTTCCCGGCCACCCGACGGGGTGCGGCGCCCAAGAGCGGGCACCGCACCCCGTCCGTGTTTCCTCCAGCGCCGGCGGACGGGTTCGCACCCGTCGCCTTGACACAGCGGGCGGGCAGCGCGCAGGATCGGCCCGTGAACCTGTCAGACAGCCAGACAGGTGGTATCGGCCCGCGGCGCGTGAGCGCGATGGAAGCGGTCCTCGGCCACCTCCGCGCCGCCATCGAACGCGGCGACTACGCCATCGGCGACA comes from the Streptomyces sp. SUK 48 genome and includes:
- a CDS encoding SseB family protein; this translates as METPAHDALPTPAQQALDALVANAEDQRALDTLAHSDVLVPVPDDALDGEGTDATTVALPILEQPGGDPVVPVFTTENEMAELLPFVSRYRLIPLGALASQWPDEEISLAIDGSSEHALTLTSQGVRTLLAR
- a CDS encoding MarR family transcriptional regulator; this encodes MAVTTADARLEERWRGILAVHARTMCEIDRALHPYGLGASDFEVLDILAAESPRDGDHCRVQNLVGRVHLSQSALSRLIGRLEKDGLVERSVCAEDRRGVWVALTVKGRGLHTEVLPVQRAVLGRMLTEREE
- a CDS encoding VOC family protein; translated protein: MTAGVQTIIYPVKDPERAKALFGALLGVEPYADEPYYIGFKAGGQDIGLDPNGHAQGLTGPVPFWHVTDLRERLAALVAAGAEIVQDARDVGNGRLVASVRDADGNMVGLLQDPVTEK
- the crcB gene encoding fluoride efflux transporter CrcB, encoding MTTPEAGTLRARRAPRRRTRWRAQGPVVAVVAAGGALGACARYGLSLAWPTAPDGFPWATFWTNLTGCAVMGVFMVFITEVWAAHRLVRPFFGTGVLGGFTTFSTYTVDIRRLVEGGRPGIGLVYLVATPCAALAAVWLASATVRRVLTRREQA
- a CDS encoding DUF190 domain-containing protein, producing MTSLTGRALRLTVYIGEDDTWHHKPLYSEIVHRAHAAGLAGASVFRGIEGYGASSRIHTSRLLSLSEDLPVAVVVVDTEERVRDFLPQLDELVREGLVTLDECEVVRYVGRAPGPDPATGRAEGEEPL
- the crcB gene encoding fluoride efflux transporter CrcB, giving the protein MNWLLVVAGAVVGAPARYLTDRAVQSRHDSVFPWGTFVVNVVGSLILGLVTGAVATGAAGPRLQLLLGTGLCGALTTYSTFSYETLRLTEAGSGLYASVNVVAGVAAGPAAAFAGYWLAGAV
- a CDS encoding undecaprenyl-diphosphate phosphatase, with translation MSAISVGQAVVLGVVEGVTEFLPVSSTGHLKITEGLMNIPVDDKSVVGFSAVIQVGAIAAVLVYFFKDIKRIVSAWFRGLFNREERYHHDYKFAWWVIAATIPIVLVGLAAKPLIDGPLASLWVVAGSLIVGSGAMWCADQMGRHKRGEDDTSFKDAMWVGCSQILALLFPGFSRSGATMSTALVLDLDRVAATRLSFFLGIPALTGAGIYELKDALGAGVGAAPLAVGTIVSFIVAYASIAWLLKFVAKHSFNAFVIYRIIIGVGLLALLGTGVLNA